One genomic window of Cannabis sativa cultivar Pink pepper isolate KNU-18-1 chromosome 2, ASM2916894v1, whole genome shotgun sequence includes the following:
- the LOC133034008 gene encoding uncharacterized protein LOC133034008, with protein sequence MTLNRFLGGAALIFEVIWKDRNSILHGKQPIPLKVRIDLINSRLWELDSIQECTDPLKTEWTPPPEGWIACNSDVAIGQSQSTGAAVLRDTYGTILGISTFKSHFSDPLPGEVEAICEGAATAINLGFKNVIFQSDSLNAVSAMKSRNSDVQKLHFNIQDKVKKFIDLSAKFNLQDVIWTPRSCNSVAHSVAQWANRNNMFGVLDLPNFDDFLQLIAADGHTRH encoded by the coding sequence ATGACTCTCAATCGATTCCTAGGAGGGGCTGCTCTTATCTTTGAAGTTATTTGGAAAGATAGAAACTCAATCCTCCACGGAAAACAACCTATCCCTTTGAAAGTGCGAATTGACCTTATAAATAGCAGGCTGTGGGAGTTGGACTCTATTCAGGAGTGCACCGACCCCCTCAAAACTGAGTGGACTCCACCTCCGGAAGGGTGGATTGCTTGTAATTCTGATGTGGCCATTGGTCAATCTCAGTCTACGGGGGCAGCTGTACTTAGAGACACTTATGGAACTATCCTCGGCATCTCAACGTTCAAATCACACTTCAGTGACCCGCTGCCAGGGGAGGTAGAAGCTATATGCGAAGGTGCGGCAACAGCCATAAACCTCGGCTTCAAAAATGTCATCTTCCAGAGTGATTCGCTGAACGCAGTCAGCGCAATGAAAAGCAGGAATTCTGATGTCCAAAAGCTGCACTTCAACATTCAAGACAAGGTAAAGAAGTTCATCGATCTCTCGGCGAAATTCAACCTTCAAGACGTCATCTGGACCCCTCGTTCCTGCAATAGTGTGGCCCACTCTGTGGCTCAATGGGCAAACCGAAACAACATGTTTGGAGTTTTGGATTTGCCCAATTTTGATGATTTCCTGCAGCTGATTGCTGCAGATGGTCATACTCGGCATTAG